In the Aneurinibacillus soli genome, one interval contains:
- a CDS encoding Fur family transcriptional regulator, whose translation MSVASQQALFYLKKNGVRITPQRCAILSYLLEHMNHPTVEEIYEALKYKLPTISVATIYNNLRLFKEINLVCELTYGDHANRFDANMKEHYHAVCTKCGSLADFSYPSIEKVEKQARDSTGFVIVDHRIEFYGICPRCSSKS comes from the coding sequence ATGTCTGTCGCTTCACAACAGGCTTTATTTTATTTGAAAAAAAATGGTGTAAGAATAACCCCTCAGCGCTGCGCAATTTTAAGTTATTTGCTCGAACATATGAACCACCCAACAGTAGAGGAGATATATGAGGCACTAAAATATAAGCTTCCTACAATTAGTGTTGCAACTATATATAATAATCTTCGTCTTTTTAAAGAAATCAATCTTGTATGTGAGCTTACATATGGAGATCATGCCAATCGGTTTGATGCTAATATGAAAGAACATTATCACGCTGTTTGTACGAAGTGTGGGAGCCTAGCTGACTTTTCTTATCCATCTATAGAGAAAGTGGAGAAGCAAGCAAGAGATAGTACAGGCTTTGTAATAGTGGATCATCGTATAGAATTTTACGGTATTTGTCCGCGGTGTAGTAGCAAGTCATAA
- a CDS encoding nucleotidyltransferase-like protein, translating to MKQWLLQNVPEGINRNLIESIIQVTPFQQGSAFTDGIELLYIVIVNTCDKKIEVKNLVVDEQNVQVRWVSASYFSHVVEHRFQRRFVQWALQGELMYDANGFIENIRQLFCTHPSSFHKRKVCIEFSYFLRQYLEAKEYTAQGLLLDAYSNMFRALHHWARLSIMQEGYIPETVVWKQVQEIDCSIYKLYEELITTSEPLEKRLELLLLASDFSMVSKIKECSEFLFEIMKSRTEPWSVAELFHHPAFEGTGIDLILLLEKLVGRSLLQQVLDPTEFGVEKKYIVI from the coding sequence ATGAAACAGTGGCTGTTGCAAAATGTACCTGAAGGAATTAATCGTAATTTGATTGAATCCATAATTCAGGTTACTCCTTTTCAACAAGGGAGCGCTTTTACAGATGGTATTGAGCTCTTATATATTGTGATTGTGAATACATGTGACAAAAAAATAGAGGTGAAAAATCTAGTTGTAGATGAGCAGAACGTTCAGGTACGTTGGGTAAGTGCTTCTTATTTTTCGCATGTTGTTGAACATCGCTTCCAGCGTAGATTTGTACAATGGGCGTTACAAGGCGAATTGATGTATGATGCAAATGGTTTTATTGAAAATATCCGTCAACTTTTTTGTACCCACCCTTCTTCATTTCATAAGAGAAAAGTCTGTATAGAGTTTTCGTATTTTTTGCGGCAATACCTTGAAGCCAAAGAGTATACGGCACAGGGATTGTTATTAGATGCGTATAGTAATATGTTCAGGGCTTTGCATCACTGGGCCAGACTATCAATTATGCAGGAAGGCTACATCCCGGAAACAGTTGTCTGGAAGCAAGTACAGGAAATAGATTGTTCTATTTATAAATTATATGAAGAACTTATAACAACAAGTGAGCCATTGGAAAAGCGTTTGGAGCTTTTACTGCTGGCCAGTGATTTTTCCATGGTTTCAAAAATTAAAGAATGTAGCGAATTTTTATTTGAGATTATGAAGAGTCGTACTGAGCCGTGGAGTGTAGCTGAGCTTTTTCACCATCCGGCATTTGAAGGGACAGGAATTGACTTGATTCTTTTATTAGAAAAGTTGGTAGGTCGTTCTTTACTGCAACAAGTTTTGGATCCTACAGAGTTTGGCGTTGAAAAAAAGTATATCGTTATTTAA